One Rosa chinensis cultivar Old Blush chromosome 3, RchiOBHm-V2, whole genome shotgun sequence DNA window includes the following coding sequences:
- the LOC121052310 gene encoding loganic acid O-methyltransferase-like encodes MECFLHARAQETVHGGLMVLVTPGYLADTPPSHTLANVTYQILGSCLIDMARKGVVNEEKIDSFNVPIYYVCPRELEDVVEQNGCFSIEIMEHLPTMMESDTISKNSKHVRAIMEGLFMQHFGEEILDELFDLFHTKVKEQDSVLE; translated from the exons ATGGAGTGCTTTCTGCATGCCAGGGCACAAGAGACAGTACATGGAGGATTGATGGTACTTGTTACTCCTGGTTACCTAGCTGATACACCTCCTTCTCATACTCTGGCAAATGTCACCTATCAAATTTTAGGATCTTGCCTCATTGACATGGCTAGGAAG GGAGTAGTCAATGAAGAGAAAATAGATTCATTTAATGTACCTATATACTATGTGTGTCCCCGAGAACTGGAAGATGTTGTAGAACAAAATGGATGTTTTAGCATAGAGATAATGGAACACTTACCTACTATGATGGAATCTGACACTATTTCAAAAAATAGCAAACATGTTAGAGCTATCATGGAGGGGCTCTTCATGCAGCATTTCGGAGAAGAAATCTTAGATGAGCTCTTCGACTTGTTTCACACGAAAGTAAAAGAGCAGGACTCCGTGTTAGAATAA
- the LOC112193030 gene encoding loganic acid O-methyltransferase — protein MAAEETGKCSEAYPMKGGDGPSNYAKNSIYQKGVIDAAKELLNKAIAEKLDIETFSSANSFHIADLGCSVGPNTFLAVETILEAVLFKYQSRGLNCQIPEFQVFFNDHTSNDFNMLFNSLPQNRQYYAAGLPGSFYGRILPDASIHFFHSSISLHWLSRVPKDVTDSNSPAWNKGRIHYLDSTDEVVRAYEAQYAKDMECFLHARAQETVHGGLMVITTHGYPADTPPSHSQANIISQILGSCLIDMARKGVVSEEKIDSFNVPIYYVCPRELEAAIEQNGCFSIEIMEHLPTVMEQDTISKNSKLIASHTRAVMEGLFKQHFGEEILDELFDLFHMKVKEQHSALESAEKGVNILIVLKRKAN, from the exons ATGGCAGCAGAGGAAACTGGTAAATGCTCTGAAGCCTATCCAATGAAAGGTGGAGATGGCCCCAGCAACTATGCCAAGAACTCCATCTACCAG AAAGGAGTAATTGATGCTGCCAAAGAACTTCTAAATAAGGCGATTGCAGAAAAGCTTGACATTGAAACATTTTCATCTGCCAACTCCTTTCACATTGCTGATTTGGGTTGCTCAGTTGGGCCCAATACATTTTTGGCGGTTGAAACTATACTTGAAGCTGTGCTATTCAAGTATCAAAGCCGAGGGCTTAATTGTCAAATCCCTGAATTTCAAGTCTTCTTTAATGATCATACCTCAAATGACTTCAACATGCTCTTCAATTCCCTCCCTCAGAATAGGCAATACTATGCTGCAGGTTTGCCTGGTTCTTTCTATGGTCGAATACTCCCCGATGCTTCTATCCACTTTTTTCACTCCTCTATTTCCCTTCATTGGCTTTCTAGAGTACCAAAAGATGTAACAGACAGCAACTCCCCTGCTTGGAATAAAGGGCGAATACATTACTTAGACTCCACAGATGAAGTAGTGAGGGCTTACGAAGCCCAATATGCCAAGGACATGGAGTGCTTTCTGCATGCCAGGGCACAAGAGACAGTACATGGAGGACTGATGGTAATTACTACTCATGGCTACCCAGCTGATACACCACCTTCTCATTCTCAGGCAAATataatttctcaaattttaggATCTTGCCTCATTGACATGGCTAGGAAG GGAGTAGTCAGCGAGGAGAAAATAGATTCATTTAATGTACCTATATACTATGTGTGTCCCCGAGAACTGGAAGCTGCTATAGAACAAAATGGATGTTTTAGCATAGAGATAATGGAACACTTGCCTACTGTGATGGAACAAGATACTATTTCAAAAAATAGCAAACTCATTGCATCTCATACGAGAGCTGTCATGGAGGGACTCTTCAAGCAGcattttggagaagaaatctTAGATGAGCTCTTCGACTTGTTTCACATGAAAGTAAAAGAGCAGCACTCCGCATTGGAGTCAGCTGAGAAGGGAGTGAACATCCTTATTGTGCTTAAACGCAAGGCAAATTGA